The following nucleotide sequence is from Sphingomonas panacisoli.
GCCAGATGTTCGGCGAGTTGATCGGGTTGTGGGCGGCAGACCTGTGGCAACGCGCTGGATCGCCGCCCGTCGCCTGGGTCGAGTTCGGCCCGGGGCGCGGCACGCTGACCGCCGATGCCTTGCGGGCGATGGCGACCGTTGGCCTGACCCCGTCGGTCCATTTCGTCGAAACCAGCGCGGCGCTGCGCCAGCGCCAGAAGGCGGCGGTGCCCGATGCGATGTGGCACGACGACGTCGCCACCCTGCCCGACGATCGCCCGCTGATCGTCGTCGCCAACGAATTCTTCGACGCATTGCCGATCCGCCAATTGGTGCGCGGGGGCGACGGCTGGCGCGAGCGGATGGTCGCGTGCCAGGACGTCCTGTTCCTGCCGATCGCCGGCAAGCAAGTGCCCGACACGGTCATCCCCGAGCATCTGCGCGACGCCGACTCTGGATCGGTCATCGAGACCTCCCCCGCGTCGGTCGCGATTGCCCGCGCGCTGGCGCAGAGGCTGGCCCGTCAGGGCGGCGCCGCGCTCGTCATCGACTACGGCTATGAAGGTCCGGCGATCGGCGACACGCTGCAAGCGATGAGCGGGCATGCGTTCGCCAATCCGTTCGAGGATCCCGGCAACCGCGACCTTACCGCGCATGTGGATTTCGCGACGTTGGGCGCCGCGGCGGCGGTCGAGGGCGTGCGCGTCACCGGTCCGATCGGCCAGGGCGTGTTCCTGTCGGCGCTCGGCA
It contains:
- a CDS encoding class I SAM-dependent methyltransferase, which encodes MAGPIPLSQYIAAANAEYYGSRDPLGSAGDFTTAPEISQMFGELIGLWAADLWQRAGSPPVAWVEFGPGRGTLTADALRAMATVGLTPSVHFVETSAALRQRQKAAVPDAMWHDDVATLPDDRPLIVVANEFFDALPIRQLVRGGDGWRERMVACQDVLFLPIAGKQVPDTVIPEHLRDADSGSVIETSPASVAIARALAQRLARQGGAALVIDYGYEGPAIGDTLQAMSGHAFANPFEDPGNRDLTAHVDFATLGAAAAVEGVRVTGPIGQGVFLSALGIEPRAAALARTSPDRADALAADRARLCDADQMGDLFKAMAWTAPSWPEPAGFI